The genomic stretch GAGATGTCGTGATAACTGATAAAGTGAGATTTTGATTTCAAAACTGCTTATTTGGTGTGTCCATCGGACACGGGCCGTGTCCAACCATGTTGGACCGTGTCCGACACGTTTACTTTTAACATAAAAACCGGGGACACGGTTCAAGGCGTGTCCAGAACGTTTTCAGGCGTGTCCTacgagtgtcggtgtccgacacggtgtccGACACAGAAACGCTCAAAACTAggcgtgtccgtgcaacctagatGTACTCCCAccattttttaatatatgacgttttgctttttcgaggcgagcctttgactttaatatttacaaaaatatatttggtaaaaaattataaaaattataccattaaattCGTTATGAAAAATTCTTtgatatgagtatacatatcactatatttaagcatataatttgagagatattgaagagagaagtgtgtgtctcgaaatgtgagaaagtcatataaagaaaaatagagggagtagtaAACAAGAACCCAGGTTCGCCGCGAAAATCGAACTTGATAACGTTTATTATAATTATTGCTGATTGCTGATTGCTGATTGCTGATTGCTGATTGAATGTTGGAGCTATATGATTGGACCTTCAAACTCTAAATACGGCCAAAATATCTGAACAATCATCAAATGTTTAAAATCGTTCACCATCTTATTAATGTCTAAATCTAGCTATAAATAAACTAAGACTGCAACCAACGTTAGCTGTTGTCGATTTCTATCGTAGCATCTGTTGCACTTATTTGTCATTATTTTcaatggaagcaaatcaagacTCAAGAGCAACAACATATAGTAGTGACCAGTCCCAAGACTTTATTAATTCTTGTGAGAATTACTCCCTCCAAACATTTCAGTGTTATACAAGTTTGATTTGACTTCTCCTTTTTTCCCTGGATTTTAATATGTTCGATGGTTGAGTAACGGATGAAAATTGTGTTACGGAAATTAAGATAATTGTACGAAATATTAATTTAGAACAACAATTCAACATATTCCAATACTTTATTTAGAGAGTAAAAACATACGTAATTCGTAATTCATAGATACCGTTCAGATCATGAGTAATGAAAAGCGGAGACACCAAAGGTTAACCAAACATTGTCACCTCTTTTAGAAACATTGAACGTTGAGCTTAGGATAAATGAATCCATTTATTTATGATTTGTGAGCTCCATATATGATTTAACAATATACATTAAGTTAAAGATGAAAATTCATCCACCAAGTTACAATTACAGAATCCAAAAAGTGATAAAATTTAAATGCATCGCCAAGCACTTAACTCAGTTAGTAAGAAGTCTATCCGACTTGACGATATCATGATTATACTAATAACATAAAACAAAACTAGCATCGTATTTATAATGCAACTAACTTAATAATTGTAACtagaaaataatactccctccatttttctatTTCACCCCATTTGCTTTATTACGATCTCTAATTGACTTTAAGACGCCACTCTAACCGTATTTTTTTATgtctatatgttattttttttttttcgtgaagGTGTCTTTATAATAATTGTAAATGTTttagttttataaataaattatcccttcataccagaccaatggtaacaggGTAAGAAATGATGTTTTAAGAAAAGAAGGTAAAAACAAGGGTAgagagggaaaaaataggtggaaTATGTAATTGTGGGcttaattgtgggttggtaggtgggggtatgtaatgacattttgtatAAATATCAAATGGGCATAAagataatttggtaatgttgtgggccaaataagtaATGTTATCATTGGTGTGGTACGACCctattaggtaagtgttaccattagTCTGGTATGTAAGGAGTAGTTTTTATTCACCAACTTATTGACGGTTGAAGTTCGAAAACTTTGACTTCCAAAATGTAAATGAGGTGAAAATAGGAAAATGGAGGGAATAACATTTGTATTTGACATAAAATCTATCGGCAATTAAGACAGTTTAACTTAAAGTACGAGAATAGGTTAATACATAATCaactagtcttgctatagaccgatatatccgtctatagctaaagacgggtcaaatagcttgaaagtagtgacattttttgcccccaCCAGCCCACATGTTGCTTGTCCCATTAGAAATGTCAAATGagtattgtatttgacccgtctttaattatagaCAAATATGTACCGTCTATAATGAAATCTTGTGATACATAATAGCCTTCAAAAATGATATTATCGATCACATCAACCAACTTTATATATTTACTTTCACCAACAAGATAGTGGAAAAGAAGTAAATGTAAGTATGTAACAAACTGTTAAGTGGTAAGTGATGAAGTGGCAGTAGCAAGATTCTCCCACGTGAGACACCGTGCGAGTAGGAAGAGGAGACAGAAATTGATGGCGGAAGAAGAGGTGAgtttttttttagtaaaaaaagaaaaaaaaagagaataatATTAAAAATGGGTATAAATTGAAGGGTTTAGTTGAAGGGAAATACCCTACCCAGTACCCACCTTAGTATCATCCTTTACGAAGTACTACTGCCACCACTTTCCCTCCCTTCTATCATCTCCATTCCTTCAATTTCCCAACTGACTCACACTCCATTCAACTCCTCATGGACTCCTCCATGGATCCCTCCCGTGTTTTCGTCAGAGACGTTAAGCGCGTCATCGTCAAGGTTTTCTCTTCattttcttattcttattcttattcttattcgtATTCGTATTCTCACCGTctcgtcatttgtttacctttttttattCTCTGTCACGACATTTTAATCAAAAGCGAATAAATGATTGAGGAATTGAGTAATTTGATCACTTTTATTGCTAATTTTATTTTATTCTGTGATCATTTCTTCTATTGGAAGTTTTGATTTCTTTAGTGATTCTTGTGATTGTTTTTATTGTAATGCTGATCAAAAGTATTCAATTGATGAAATTATTCATAGGTTCAAATTCAATTTGTTTGAAATTGTTTGTATTCTCTTTTTTTAAGGTGGAATTAATGTCATTACTTTCAATGAATTATTTTGGACATATTCAGCAATTAACCACAAAATGTCTCATTTTTTTAGTTAAATAttccctccgtcccgatcattATTTTGATCATTGGAAAGTGGGAGTAGTGTTCTTTGTCTAATCCCAGCTTAATATATTCCTAGTTTCGAATGCCACTCATCATTTTGCTGTCAAGCTTTGACCTTTGCAAAGTTTGTTTTTGGGTCCTTTTCCTGAATTATGTTTGAGATCCCAACCATTTTTGTAAATTTGTTCCCCCACGCTTTCGGAGATTTGACCCGAGTAAACCGTCTATATGATGCGGTGTGTTGTTGAGGAATTGAGTTAGGATATACTCGTatgatggaaaaaaaaaaagcaatacaGGGAGATGCATTTATGTGATGTTTCTTTATTGTCCAAGTGATTTTGCCCAAAATGGGGTTATTTAAGTGAGGTGGTGTTGTCTCGTTTTAATGTCGGCcataaaaaaaatagaagaaaaatGGGAAAACATTTAAAAGGGTGTTATGTGGAAAAAAGACTGTGAGTTGTACTTGTGACTATCTGAGGAGTTTGTGTACGATGTTACATTTGGGGTCCCACTTTCTCCTTTTTGTTGATTTTGCAAGTTTTGAATAGTCCTGGACTCCTACGTGAAAGGGAGAGACAGAAGAATGAATGAGAATGaataaaaagggagaaaaaaTACAGATTTTTGCAAGGCAAATTTTTCGGGTAAGATCAGATTACCGTCATTTCCTGCTCATGCGTAACTGCCGAACGCTTGGGTGGGGCTGTCTTACTGAAGATCAATTCCCGTTTCTATTTCTGAATTTAATACAATATTTCTTGTTTGTTAGGCTGGatgaacataatttttttttgatattatgcttttaatttttatttttgagTGTGGGAGAGGCTCAACTTTCCAATCTATTTTCTTCCAAggaactgttttttttttcatagcTCTTCTAGGTGTCTTGCAGAGAAGATAGGTAGTTGTCATTGATATTCAGTCTGATTATTCCTTGTTTTTATGTCAGCTTTGTGGTGAAATTACATTTTTGTTCAATAATAGTGCTCATTATAAGAGACTCGGGAAAACTATGCCTGAAAAGCAAGGATAAAATGAACCAGATTGTACTGAACAGTATGATACTACAGCTAGAATCTGTTGAATACTAAATCTTACTCCGCACTCGGTAATAATATTTGTATAAACATGAAATGGATAAATGTTTAATTGGAGGCGTTGACTCCGGGGAACATAAATTGTTGTGCGAGGATTCTGAAATTTTCCATTTCTGGGAGCAGAGTTGTTGTCTCCTTACGGATCATAAACTACTTTGAATACTCTTCTCAAGTTTGTACTTTGTCTTAATCTTGGCAGGTTGGTACTGCAGTTGTTACACGAAGTGATGGAAGACTAGCTGTAGGAAGACTTGGTGCTCTCTGCGAGCAGGTTCGATACTTTACTTACACGTCAAAATTAGGAGATCTTAGCATTATGTGGatctttgttttctttttttctttgatGGGTAATCTATTAATTACATCATTATTTTAAATATTTCGATTAGAGAAAATAATCTTAAAACTAATCCAATGCAGCTGAAGGAGTTGAACACCAGTGGACATGAAGTAATTTTGGTCACTTCAGGTGCTGTTGGTGCAGGTCGTCAAAGGCTTAGGTTCAGGAAAATGGTTAACAGCAGGTTTCTGGCATTCCTTCTCTTTAAAGCTCGTTGTATGGATTGAATATGAAGTACTCCGAATATTCTAGTTTCACTTTTTTGTAAAGTGAGGAATGTGTTACTAATAGTGAAGACTAAAAATCTGATGTTTTACCTAGGCCAGTAATTGATTTCTGTGATGGTTCCAGTAGGGACCCAGGATGGCCAAATTATGGCGTTGGATGGATGGTTGATTTTACTGAATACTAATTATCATCCATTGACAATCCAAGTATTGCAAAATCCTTCAAAGGGATAAAAATTAGATTTTTATTTTCTAGTGACACATCTACTAAACTTAGGCGTGAATGGGTGGATAAGCTGCATTATACAAAGATCGTATGGAGATAGTGAGTGCAATTTAGTAAGCCATGGTCAAGAGTATTGGCTACTTAGCTAGAATTTACGTACTTCACTCCCTCAACTCTCTTAAGCTCAATAGTGACCTTCAAATCTTCTTAAGTCAGGTGGATTTTTCTTCAAAATTGTTCCATCAGTTATTCCGTCTCCATGGCCAGCCAAATATCGACTTTCATAATGTTGGGAAATCTAAAAACTATTAATAACCTTATACACTTGTAATTCCTTTTCCAGTTTTGCTGATCTTCAAAAGCCGCAATCTGAACTTGATGGGAAAGCATGTGCTGCTGTTGGGCAGAATGGTCTCATGGCCCTTTATGACACATTATTTAGTCAGGTAAACCTTCAATATATTTCACAAACCTTACTTCCTATGGCAGAGGTTGTTAGTTGATACAGAATTTGATACGTGATGCATGTGTTGCAGCTGGATCTGACGTCTGCTCAATTGCTGGTGACGGACAATGACTTTAGGGATCCCAATTTCAGATCACAATTAACTGAAACTGTAAATCAGTTGTTAGATCTAAAGGTCGTGCCTATATTGAATGAAAACGATGCAGTAAGTACCAGGAGAGCTCCTTATGAGGTATGCACTTTTTGCTAACTTACTTTCATTGATGGATCTTTTTGTCCGCTTGTAACCAGGGTTGTTTATTAAACAAGGTAAAAGTTTGTCATCGCGTGAACAGGATAGCTCAAAAACAAGTAAACCgcacattttgttttaaatactCAGCTTGAGGCTGCTTTTGCCATCGTATCGGATGTTTAATGAAGAACTATATCTGAGGAGAAAAAGGAAAGCATGTAGGGATTGATTCTCAGAATTATGCTTGGAAAAATCTCAGGATCCTTGTGAAATTCCAGAATTCCACTTCCTGCAGTGTTTTTAAAACTTGATCCATCAACAGTCTGAATTATCTTGTATTTATATTAAATGTTTGAAAAGACTCTTTTGCTTATCTACAACTCTAAAACGTTTTCTTCTGTAGCCTTCTGTTTTTCTAATTGTGGCAGTTTGAGATAAATTGCAGGATTCTTCTGGTATATTTTGGGATAATGATAGTTTAGCAGCTCTACTCGCGTTGGAGTTAAAAGCAGATCTCCTTATTTTGTTAAGTGATGTTGACGGTCTATATAGTGGCCCACCAAGTGATCCCCGATCAAAGCTTATCTCCACTTATGTTAAAGAGAAGCACCAGGGAGAGATCACTTTTGGGGACAAGTCCAGACTGGGTAGAGGGGGTATGACTGCAAAAGTGAAAGCAGCCGTTTATGCCGCATATGCTGGAATTCCTGTAATAATTGCTAGGTTAGTGCCTTTATTAACTCTCGCGATTTAGATGCCGTACAGATTACTAGTGCTCTGTATTGTTCTTGGCTTATTGCAACTCGTTCAGTTTCGTGTCATTTATCGTGGCTACTTTCTACTTTCAATTGCTTTTATTAGCTTGTgtacatcaatttttttttttttttttcgtgagcGCTCGTACTTTATTCAGTATTTCGTTTGGTATTGAGATTTTGGATTGTTGTCATTAGCTTAGATTCTTGATGTACTATTTCTGACAATGCTGCATCTTTCTTCCGATGGAGATGCGTGTTTTTGTCTCCTAATCTCTGCACTCTCAAGCATAGTAGGGATATATCTATTTGCTAGTAGAGTTAACCAACGGTGTTTTAACTTAGTTGGAATGTTGATATTGGTTGACCTTGTTTTGTCTAGCCTGGAAATTGTGTTTCGAATTGTCTATCACTTTGCTGTGATGGTTTTATAACAATTCTTAAAGATTTTGGATCATCGGATGTGATTGTAATTATGATACCAGAATTCATCAGTTACGAAAGCCCCTTTGCAAACTGTATAGCTGTTACCGTCTCCATTGAGACCCTTATTGCAGTCATGTATTTAATATTTGTTTAAATGTGGATACCCCTTTCTTGTATTGATGTCAACTCCTTCTAGTGTTCTTTTTTGTTGGTGTCTTTCTCATAACCTCCTTGTCATGATATTCCTTTATGTCTATTTCAGTGGGAAGGCCACTGACAACATCGTCAAAGTGATTAACGGTCAGCGCATTGGTACCTTGTTTCACAAAGATGCTCATTTATGGGTTTCAGCTAAAGAAACTGGCGCTCGCGAGATGGCAGTTTCAGCAAGAGAGAGCTCTAGGAGACTTCAGGTAAAAGACTCTTCTATTTATTATGTTTCCATGTCCTGTTGTTACTTATATTCTTCTTGATCATTCACCGGAAATTATTTACTCTAAAACTGTTTTCATAGGCACTTACTTCACAAGAAAGGAAAAAGGTTCTGCTCAACATAGCTGATGCCTTAGAAGCAAATGAATCACTAATTAAGAGTGAAAACGATATTGATGTTGCTGCCGCAGAACTAGCTGGATATGATAGTTCATTGGTGGCCCGCTTAGCCTTGAAGCCTGGAAAGGCAAGATACTGTTTTTAAGTCAGAACTTTTGTTTAGCTAGTTTGATATCATGTTCCATATTGACCTTAATCGCCTTTTTTCCCCTTCGATGGGGATTTTTTCTTTTTAACATTTAGTTTCTGAACTCTTTGCATGTCCTTTTATCGGTTATTGATCTGCAGGTGGCTAGTCTTGCTAAATCAATACGTGTGCTTGCTGATATGGAAGACCCTATCGGACAGATTATAAAGAGAACTGAGGTGCGGGATTGTTTCCTTACTCCGTTTATTTGTTGTGTTATTGAGTTCACTTCTTCCAATATGAATAAACTTGTAAGCCATATGGTACACTTATTTAGTGCTCGCTCTAATTGTTTGAATTTGCAACAATTTCTGCTTTTGGCAAATTCATTAGAGTTGGAGCATTTCTTATTTATAAAAATGACATAGTAAAATGACTGTTACATCCTTTATATTTGAATCAAAGTACCCAGGTGACTATATGACTTACCTTATTTTCCTATTAGACTCCGTACCATTGAATTTCAAGTTAATCACACGTATCCACTTGCTCTCTTAAATAATTGTACCATTTGCTAATCCAAAGAATCGAGATGAGTATATGATTTTTGATAAAGTGAGATGTCTTCTGTCTGGTCAGATATATATTAAGTTCTGCATTGATTTGAATAGGCCACTTCATGGGGTCAGGGTTGGGATTGGCCAAGTCTAAATGGTGCTATGATTATAGCTGTCTGGGTTGAGTGAATGATCAGGATGCAGTTAAGTACACAAACCAAAGTTGAAGTACCAAACAGTTGACTCAAATTAATATGGAGACTGGATTAGAAAGCAAAAAATTGCTTAATTCCCACTTCAATGTTCTCATGTTTCTCTTTCCTGCAAAATTTGTTCCAACTCTAGCTATCTAGAATTTGAACGATTGTGACTCAAATTTTCAGTCTTCTCCAGATCTAGATACAAGATAATTCCTGTCAAATTTTGTAAAGTGCATTTCTGCTCTTTCCGTGTTTAGAGAGACCGACAGCGGAAGTGACCAATTTTGTTGTACACTTTTAGTTATTGTGTTCCATGACTTCATTCTCTTGCCAGGTTGCAGACGGACTCGTTTTGGAGAAAACATCATGTCCATTGGGCGTTCTTCTTATTATTTTTGAGTCACGTCCAGATGCTTTAGTTCAGGTATGCGtaaattctaatcatttttaGCATACTTGAGTGATTCATCTATTCGTTTTTTCCACtctttagtgttttttttttttttcctaatatgACCCCAAACCCTTTTTAGTTGAAGCATTGAAAGATTTACTATGAACCCTGTTTTCTTTCATGTTGAGTATGGAAAGATGACAACTTTAGTTTAACAGGATAATGTACGATTGTACACGCAATTTATTTTAACAGTGCTGAAAAGCAGTCAAATTGATTGATAAATGTTGTCATGCGCAACTATTCTATTTCATGTAGATTGATGTAAGTTTGCATCAGCCTGTTGTCTGGTGTCTCAAAGATCTACTCCGGATCTTTGACTGTCATTAATCCAGCAAATTCCCTACCCTTGTATAGAGATATGTAGTGGGAACATTATGAATAACAGATTTATTATTGGTTTATGCCATACCATGTATGATTTCCAATCAGCGGAGCATCCATTGCAGTTGGAATAATATGACCGACTACCAAATGTAATTTTCCTGTATGTTATGTCAGGGCCTAAGTGGGGATTATCTTAGACTGCTTTATTGTTGGTCTAGTGGCCCCTTAAAATTATTCTCTACTTGCTGTCTGCTGGCATGATGATCCTTACCTtcacccttacaaatttacagaTAGCTTCCTTGGCAGTTCGTAGTGGAAATGGGCTTCTTTTAAAGGGTGGAAAGGAGGCAAGACGGTCAAATGCGATTTTGCACAAGGTTGTACTTCTTTTTTTCCTTTCAAGTTTTTGCTTGAATTACTCTGGAAGATTACTTGTTTTAAGGATCTTATTAGTCTGCCTCTTtttacaatgcaatattttttcgTTTAGGTTATCACTTCTGCGTTACCAGATAAcgttggtgagaaattgattggaCTAGTCACCACAAGAGATGAAATTCCTGATTTGCTTAAGGTCAGTAAACAGATGATCATTTCATTATGGTCTTATGGATTGCCATGTGTAATGCATTGAACTGACAAGACCGACTTTGCTCCAGCTTGATGATGTCATTGACCTTGTGATTCCAAGAGGTAGCAATAAACTTGTTTCTCAGATCAAGGAATCCACCAAAATTCCTGTTCTAGGGCACGCTGGTAAGCTATAGTCGCTATACACTAAATGTTGTGTTTGCGAAAGTAACTATTAGGATTGCGGTGGATGATTGCAGATTATCTAACCAAAACCTTCATTACGTGTCTAGATGGAATTTGTCATGTTTATGTTGATAAATCTGCCAATTTGGATATGGCAAAGCGAATAATTTTGGATGCAAAGCTGGATTATCCTGCTGCATGCAATGCAATGGTAATTTCTTACAGTTTAATGTCATTGCTCTTTGTGTTCTTCATTTCTGCCATctggttttcttttcatttttcccATTTGAGATTTTTATGTACCCTTTCCTTTAGGAAACACTCCTTGTACATAAGGATCTACAAACTGTAGGCTTGAATGATCTTGTTGCTCATCTTAGATCTGAAGGTACCAATCATATCATTTTCTTCCTTTCTTTATCCCTTGCCGATGTTGCAACATGATTATCTACATATCTTACAGGAGTTGTTTTATTTGGCGGGCCCAGAGTTAGTGCTTTGAAGGGGCTCGATATACCTCCAACACAGACATTTCATAAGGAGTATAGTTCACCAGCATGCACTGTGGAAATAGTCGATGATATGTCTGCTGCCATTGAACATATTAATCACCATGGCAGGTACTTTTTCAGTCTCACAAGTCATTGCATCTGAATGGTGAATACTCATTCAATGAGTT from Silene latifolia isolate original U9 population chromosome 2, ASM4854445v1, whole genome shotgun sequence encodes the following:
- the LOC141643082 gene encoding delta-1-pyrroline-5-carboxylate synthase-like, producing the protein MDSSMDPSRVFVRDVKRVIVKVGTAVVTRSDGRLAVGRLGALCEQLKELNTSGHEVILVTSGAVGAGRQRLRFRKMVNSSFADLQKPQSELDGKACAAVGQNGLMALYDTLFSQLDLTSAQLLVTDNDFRDPNFRSQLTETVNQLLDLKVVPILNENDAVSTRRAPYEDSSGIFWDNDSLAALLALELKADLLILLSDVDGLYSGPPSDPRSKLISTYVKEKHQGEITFGDKSRLGRGGMTAKVKAAVYAAYAGIPVIIASGKATDNIVKVINGQRIGTLFHKDAHLWVSAKETGAREMAVSARESSRRLQALTSQERKKVLLNIADALEANESLIKSENDIDVAAAELAGYDSSLVARLALKPGKVASLAKSIRVLADMEDPIGQIIKRTEVADGLVLEKTSCPLGVLLIIFESRPDALVQIASLAVRSGNGLLLKGGKEARRSNAILHKVITSALPDNVGEKLIGLVTTRDEIPDLLKLDDVIDLVIPRGSNKLVSQIKESTKIPVLGHADGICHVYVDKSANLDMAKRIILDAKLDYPAACNAMETLLVHKDLQTVGLNDLVAHLRSEGVVLFGGPRVSALKGLDIPPTQTFHKEYSSPACTVEIVDDMSAAIEHINHHGSAHSDCIVAEDQKVAEAFLQQVDSAAVFHNVSTRFCDGARFGLGAEVGISTSRIHARGPVGVEGLLTTKWVLRGSGQVVDGDSGVVYTHKDLAIV